In Meiothermus cerbereus DSM 11376, the genomic stretch CTCCTTAGAAAGGAGGTGATCCAGCCGCACCTTCCGGTACAGCTACCTTGTTACGACTTAGCCCCAGTCATGAGCCTTACCCTAGGCGCCTGCCTGCGGCTCCCGGCGACTTCAGGCAAAACCCACTCCCATGGCTTGACGGGCGGTGTGTACAAGGCCCGGGAACGTATTCACCGCGGCATGGCTGATCCGCGATTACTAGCGATTCCAGCTTCATGGGGTCGAGTTGCAGACCCCAATCCGAACTGAGCCTGCTTTTATGCGATTGGCTTCCCGTTGCCGGGTCGCAGCGCTTTGTGGCAGGCATTGTAGCACGTGTGTCGCCCAGGTCGTAAGGGCCATGCGGATCAGACGTCATCCCCGCCTTCCTCCTACTTTCGTAGGCAGTCTCGCTAGAGTGCCCAGCCGAACTGATGGCAACTAGCAACAAGGGTTGCGCTCGTTGCGGGACTTAACCCAACATCTCACGACACGAGCTGACGACGACCATGCAGCACCTGTCTCACGGCTCCCTTGCGGGCACCCCCGGCTTTCACCAGGGTTCCGTGGATGTCAAGACCTGGTAAGGTTCTGCGCGTTGCTTCGAATTAAACCACATGCTCCACCGCTTGTGCGGGCCCCCGTCAATTCCTTTGAGTTTCAGTCTTGCGACCGTACTTCCCAGGTGGAGTGCTTAACGCGTTAGCTACGGCACCCAACAGATGTCGGACACCCAGCACTCATCGTTTAGGGCGTGGACTACCCGGGTATCTAATCCGGTTTGCTCCCCACGCTTTCGCGCCTCAGCGTCACAAATCGTCCAGGTAGCTGCTTTCGCTATTGGCGTTCCTTCCGGTATCTGCGCATTTCACCGCTACTCCGGAAATTCCGCTACCCTCTCCGACCGTCTAGCCTCACAGTATCCAACGCACCCCCGAAGTTGAGCTTCGGTCTTTAGCATCGGACTTGAGAGACCGCCTACACGCCCTTTACACCCAGTAAATCCGGGTAACGCTCGCACCCTCCGTATTACCGCGGCTGCTGGCACGGAGTTAGCCGGTGCTATTACCTCGGTACCGTCATTATCGTCCCGAGTTCAGAAGTTTACACCCCGAAGGGCTTCGTCCTTCAAGCGGTATCGCTCCGTCAGGCTTTCGCCCATTGCGGAAGATTCCTAACTGCTGCCTCCCGTAGGAGTGGGGTCCGTGTCTCAGTACCCCTGTGGCTGGTCGTCCTCTCAGACCAGCTACGCGTCGTCGGCTTGGTGGGCCGTTACCCCACCAACTACCTGATGCGCCGCAGGCCCATCCCAAAGCGCCGAAGCTTTAAACATCAGCCACAGCTGAGGTTCACATCCAGGATTAGCTAAGATTTCTCCTAGTTGTCCCAGACTTTGGGGTAGGTCACCTACGTGTTACTCACCCGTCCGCCACTAACTGCCGAAACAGTCCGTGCGACTTGCATGTCTTAGGCATACCGCCAGCGTTCACCCTGAGCCAGGATCAAACTCTCCAAAAATGCTCGCCGCGAGAGGCGAGTCTTTGGGTTTGAGCTGTTATGCTCAAAAGTTTTAACGTAGCAAAGCCACGTTGTGGTCGTATTTATTTCCTAACCTGCGCTTTCAAGATTCTCGCTTCACCTTTCGGCGACAGCAAAGAAGAGATTATCAAATGCCCTGGGCTATGTCAATAGGACCAATTCACCGCGCTATACCAGAAGTGCGATTAATTTCGCACCAGACAAGCAAAATACATACATTAGCGCAGATCCACCGCCACCGTCTGCTCCCCCACCCGCAAGACGTAGCGTCCGGGCAAGAGGCGGGGTGCCTCGAGGCTGAACACATCACCTGGCACCAGGGCGAAGCGGTCCAGCGGGGCGGTGAGTTTAATGCTGCGGGCCTGGCCGGGCTCGAGGCTCACCTTCGCGAAACCGACCAGGCGCTCGCGGGGGGCCAGGAAGCCAAGCGGAGGGAAGCGGGTATAAAGCTGCACCACGTCGCTACCGGCGCGTTTACCGGTGTTGCGCACCTCCACATCCACCTCCACGGCGTTAGGGGTAACTCTGGCGGCCTGCAGACGGTAGGCAAAGTCGGTGTAGCTCAGGCCGTAGCCGAAGGGGTAGAGCGGCTCGGCTTTAGGGTAGATGTCGGGGTAGCGGTCGTAGGTGAAGGGCACCTGGCTGAAGAGCTTGGGCCAGGTGAAGGGCAGGCGACCGCTGGGGTTGTAGCGACCGAAAAGCACATCGGCCAGGGCACTGCCCGCTTCAGAACCAGGCAGGTAAGCCATCAGGATGGCCTTGGGGGTGAGCCACAGGTCGGGGGGAAAAACCAGGGGGCGGCCCGCAAACAGCACCAGCACTATGGGCTTGCCCAGTGCCTTGAGGTCGCGCAGCAGTCTGTACTGCTCGGCAGGGAGTTCGCCGTTGAGGTTGTTGCCTTCGCTCTCGGCGTAGGGCTTTTCACCCAGGGCCACCACTACCATGTCGGCGGCCCTGGCCGCGGCCGCGAGGGCTCGAGCATCCCTGGGGTCGGCATAAGTTACCTTCACCCCTTTGGGTGCGCCCTTTTGCAGACCCTCGAGCAGGGTTATCCCAGGGGCTTTGGCCCCCTCTTTGCCCTGCCAGTCAATGCTCCAGCCACCCATCTGCATGGTCTTGTCGGTAGCGGCGGGGCCAGTGACGAGCAGGGTTCTGACGTTGGTGAGCGGCAGGGTGAAGGCGGCGTTTTCCAGCAAGGTGATGGACTCGAGGGCCGCCTGCTTCGCCAGCAGACGCTGGGCCTCGAGCACCTTCTCGGCCTCGGCCACCTCCACGTAGGGGCGCTCGAACAAGCCAAGCTGAAACTTCAGCCACAGCACACGGCCTGCTGCCTCGTCTATGCGGGCGCGTGGAACCCGGCCTGCCTCGACAAGTTCCTTCAGGGTCTGGAGGTAGCGGTCGGCCTCCATCGGAACCATGTACACATCCACACCTGCGTTGATGCTCAGGGCTACAGCGTCGGCAAAGGTGGCGGCAACTTTGTGGTCGTTCACCAGCTTATCGATGTCGTTCCAGTCGGAAATCACCACACCCTTGAAGCCCATCTGGCCGCGCAGCACGTCGGTGAGCAGGTAACGCGAGGCGTGCACCGGCACCCCGTTGACCGAGCCGCTGTTGGCCATCACCGTAAGGGCACCGGCCTCGAGGCCCATACGAAAGGGCGGCAGCCATACCTCTTGCAGGGTGCGGGGGGCCAGAAAAGCCGGGCTACGATCGGTACCGCCCACAGGCTGGCCGTAGCCAACAAAGTGCTTGAGCGTCGCGGCAACCTGGCTAGCCTGCAAACCACGCACCGTGGCTGCAACCAGGCTACCGGCTAGAAGGGAATCTTCACCAAAAGTCTCATAGAAGCGACCCCAGCGCGGGTCACGGCCCAGGTCGGCCACGGGGGCAAAGTTCCACAGCGTGCCCGTAGCCCGCAGTTCCTGACCCACCCGCCGGGCCACCTGCTCCACCAGGGCCGGGTTCCAGGTAGCCGCCAGGCCCAGGTTATGGGGGTAGATAGTGGCCCCCACGAGGTTGTTGTGCCCGTGTACGGCGTCCACCCCGTAAAGGGAAGGAATGCCCAGACGGCCCTTCTCCACCGCCACCCGCTGGATGGCGTTGGTCATCTCGGCCCAGGCGCGGGGCGTGTTGGGCACCGGCCCCATCCCCCCGCCCGAGAGCACCGAGCCGATGCCGCGTTGCACAAGGTAGCGCTCGAGCAGCTCAGCCTTCAGCGGCTCCAGCCCCCAGCCGTCTGACATCAGCTTGGATACCACTATTTGCGTCATCTGGCCCAGCTTCTCTTCCAGCGTCATGCGCGCGAGCAGGTCGGCCACACGCTTCTCCACAGGCTGGGCTGGGTCTTTGTAGATGGGCTGGGCTAGCACCAGGCTACCGCTAAAACACACAGCCCAGGCAAGAGCGAGTCTCCCTATTCTGGTCATGCTTGGGTTTCCTCTGATGGCATGAACCCACCCAAAGCGCCTTGAGCATATGAAGTGTTCACGGATGGCTTGGGTGGGGTTCAAAAGGGTATCTGGCAGGTTGTTTTAGTACTGGCCAAGGTACGAAAGGGCTAGGACGCCGGGACTAAGGGCCAGCAGCCCGCTCGTACACACGCACGTAATCCACCAACATGCGCTGGGGGAAGCGGGTGGTCTCGTCGGGTCGGCCAGGCCAGCCACCCCCCACAGCCAGGTTGAGAATGATAAAGAAGGGCTGATCGAAGACCCAGCGAGAGCCCTCGGGCAGGTCGGCGGGGGTCAGGGTCTGGTAGAGCACGCCGTCTACATACCAGCGCAGCATCCCCGGCTCCCACTCGAGCGCAAAAACATGGAAGGCATCGGCAAAGTCGGTAGAAATCCGGTAGGACCTGGTAATGCCCTCGCCGCCGGAGTAGCCGGGGCCGTGGATGGTGCCGTGGACGGTGCGCGGCTCACGCCCAATGTGTTCCATAATGTCAATCTCGCCGCAATTGGGCCATCGCACCGGGCCAAAGTTGCTGCCCAGCATCCAGAAGGCCGCCCAAAGGCCCTGTCCGCGGGGGAGCTTAATGCGGGCCTCGATGCGCCCGTAGCGCTGCTCAAACTTGCCCTTGGTATTGATGCGCCCCGAAGTATAGCGACACGGGCCATACCAGCAGCGCAAACCCGGCAAACGCTGCTCGAGCGCGGCAATTACCAGGTTGCGCCCGTCGTGCACCAGGTTCAGGGTCGATTCGGTGTAGTACTGTAGCTCGCTGTTGCCCCAGCCCCAGCCGCCCGTCTCGATGTTCCATTTGCTGCGGTCCACTGGGCTGCCCAGGGGCAGATTGAACTCATCGGCCCAGACCAGCCGCCAGCCCGGCAGCTCCTGGGCCAGGGCCCCTGGCAGGGCCAGCAACAAGATCGCCAACAGCCTAAAAAAGTTCTGCTTCATAAGGCTGATCCTCCCATACTTGAGATTTAAACCTCCCAATCCAATGCCGGCCTTATTCCGGCTACTTTGGGCAGTACTAGCTATAGGCCTCTCCCTGCGCCGGCTCGAGCCCCCGGTAGGCAAAGTAGTCAAAATCTGCGTGGAGCCGCGCCCCACTCAAATCCTGCACGCACAGCCCGATAAAAGTACCGGTGAAGCCCAGCCCCCGGCAGTGGTCGTCGGAAAGTTTGTAGGCCGGAAAGCGCAGAGGAATCTCGTTCCAGTCCGTTCCGTTGGCCGAGTAGGCAAAGCCAAAGGTATCGCGCTCGTAGCGCACCCTGAGGTAGACCCGGTGCCAGCCCTCGATGACTAGCTCCTGATCCAGGGGTTCGTTGTAGTGACCGTTGTCACAGGCCAGCAGGTTCAGGGTCTTGCCCAGGTCTTGGTCGCGGCTCACCCGCAGGTACACCCAGTTGCCGGTGTCGTAGTAGCAGACCAGCCCCGCCATCTGCTGGAAGTGCCGGGGTTCAAACTCGAGCGCGGTCTCGGCCTCGGCAAAAAAGTGCTGCAAGCGCCGGGCCACCAGGCTCTGGCGGTGGCGCGAACTCAGCGACTCCCGCCCATACAGGCGCAGGTAGCCGGGACGCTCGGTCAGCGAGAGCCAGGAAGGGTCGGGGGGGTGGCGCAGGGTCTGAAAGTGCAGGCCAAGGCTGGGGGCCTCAAACTCGTCGCGTTCGGGTTCCTGGGGCCAGGGGTGGGGGGGGAGGGCCGGGGCTTCGACCTCCAGGGCCGGGGTGTTTTCCCCGTGCCAGAGCCGGGGCCAGCCGTCCGGGCTCCAGCGGATTTTCTGCAGGGCGGTTTCGCGGCCCAGAGGGCAGTGGCGCCGGAGGGCCTGGGGGGGCTCGAGGGGACGCCCGACCAGGTGGGCCATGTACCACTCCCCTTGCTGGGTTCGCACCAGCGAAGCATGGCCGGCTTTTTGCAGGGGCAGCTCGGGGCGACCTCGAGCGGTCAGGGTTGGGTAGCAGGGGTCTACCTGGTAAGGCCCCTCAATCTGGCGCGAACGGGCCACCGTTACGGCATGTTCATAGGTGGTGCCCCCTTCGGCTACCACCAGGTAATACCAGCCATCCTTCCTGTATAGGTGCGGCCCCTCGGTCACCCCCAGGGGGGTTCCCCGGAAGATGTTGTGCACCGGCCCCACCAGCCGCTTTTGTGCTGGGTCGTATTCCTGCAAGAGAATTCCAGCAAAGGCGTTGCGGCCCTTGCGGTGATCCCAGAGCATGTTCAGAAGCCATTTGCGCCCATCCTCATCGTGGAAGAGCGAGGGGTCGAAACCCGAGGAATTGAGATACACCGGCTCCGACCAGGGGCCTTCGATGCGGGGGGCTGTCACCAGGTAGTTGTGTGCGTCCTTGAAGACCTCCCCGTTGCTCCAGGTCTTTACGTCGGTGTAGATCAGGTAGAACTGCTCCCCATCGTGGCTCAGGCAAGGAGCCCAGATACCCCCAGAGTCGGGATTGCCCAGCATCTGAAGCTGCGAGGTGCGAGTCAGGGCATAGCCGATGGGCCGCCAGTGCACCAGATCGCGCGAGTGGTGCAAACGCACCCCCGGCCACCACTCGAAGGTGGAGGTGGCAATAAAATAGTCATCCCCCACCCGCAGAATCGAGGGATCCGGGTGGAAGCCTGGCAGGATGGGGTTGACTATCCGGGTCATGAACTTTTTACAACCTCCCGCAAGAAGTCCCGGAACCACAGGCCGCTGTCTTTGATGGTGCGCTTCTGGGTGGAAAAATCCACGTATACCAGCCCAAAGCGTTTGGAATAGCCCTCGGCCCACTCGAAGTTATCCAGCAGGCTCCAGGCAAAGTAGCCTTTCAGGGGGGCACCATGCCGTACAGCCCGTGCGCAGAGGTCCAGGTGGCGCTCAAAGTAGCGGACGCGCTCGAGGTCGTGCACCTGTCCATCGGCCCCCATCACATCGGGGTAGGCTGCCCCGTTCTCGGTGATGTAGATAGCGTTCGGGCGGTACTCCCGGCCAACCCGCACCAGGGTTTCGTAGATTCCCTCTGGGTAAACCTCCCAGTCCATATCGGTGTGTTCCTCGCCGGCCCGCACATACTGAAAGCGGTAGGGCTCGAGGTCGCCGTTTTTGACCACCGCGCGGGAGTAGTAGTTGATGCCCAGGAAGTCGGTAGGTACTGCGATGGTCTTCAGGTCGTCGCCCTGCACCGGCGGGGCTTTGCTGTACAGGGCCAGCATGTCCGCGGGGTAGCCAAAGCCATAGAGTGGATCTAGGTACCAGCGGTTCTGGAAACCGTCAAAGCGGCGGGCTGCGGCCACATCGGCGGGGTCGGGCGAGGCCGGGTGGCCCGGCGAGAGGTTGAGGGTGATGCCCACTTGAGCCCCAGGCACGTTTTGGCGAATAACTGGCACGGCCAGTCCGTGGGCCAGCAGCAGGTGATGCGAAGCCCGTACGGAAAGGTTCAGATCCTGTCGCCCCGGCGCATGAACGCCGATGTGGTAGCCCAGATAGGCCGAGCACCAGGGCTCGTTGAGGGTTATCCAGTGCTTGACCCGATCCCCCAGGTGCCGGGTTACCACATCGGTGTACTCCGCAAAAGCGTAGGCAGTCTCGCGCTCCGGCCAGCCGCCCTGGTCTTCCAGGGCCTGGGGCAGGTCCCAGTGATAAAGGGTAACCCAGGGGGTAATACCCCGCGCCAAAAGGGTGTCTACCAGCCGACTGTAAAAGTCCAGGCCTTTGGGGTTCACCGTCCCCCGGCCCAGGGGCAGGATGCGCGGCCAGGCCAGCGAGAAGCGGTACGCGTTCACCCCGAGCTCTTTCATCAAGGCGATGTCCTCGGGGTAGCGGTGGTAATGGTCACAGGCCACGTCGCCGTTGTCGCCGCCCTTCACTTTTCCGGGGGTATGGCTGAAGGTATCCCAGATACTAAGCCCGCGTCCGTCTTCAGACACAGCCCCTTCAATCTGGTAGGAAGAAGTAGCCGTGCCCCAAATGAAGTCTTGGGGAAAATCGCTTCGTTTCATAGGTCTCCTCAAGGTTGTTGCAAGGTGTGCTGAAGGGCAAAGTAAGCCGGTTTGGGCTGGTAGTCGACATCGAAGATGAGGGGTTCGCTGGCCCCCCGCCAGGAGTGGGCATCGGTAAAGCCCCACAGGGTAAAGACTTTGCAGCGGGGCTGACGGAGGCAGATTTGCAGCACTTCGCGGTACACCTGGGCCTGCTTTTCCAGGCGTTCGGCCTTGGGGCCCGTGCTACCCAGCCGCACGTCCATCTCGGTGATGTGAATCTCCAGGCCGAGCTGGGCGAAGCGCTCGAGGTTCTCCTCCATCCGCACCTGCTTGGGCGAGAAGCTCGAGTCCACATGCACCTGGAAGCCCACCCCATCCACCGGCACCCCTTTTTCCTTGAAGGACTTCAAGAGTGCGTAGATGGCATCCGACTTGGCCCCCAGGCCCTCGGCCCCGTAGTCGTTGTAGAACAGCTTGGCGCTGGGGTCAGCCGCCCTGGCCAGGCGAAAGGCTTTTTCCAGGTAGCCTGGTAGAACGTCAAAAGGGGTTGAGCGCAGCTTGGCATCGTCGCCGATGGCCTCGTTCACCACGTCCCAGTAGGCAATTTTGCCGCGGTAGCGCCCCACCACCGTGCGGATATGGTCGCTCAGGATGGCCTCCATCTCGGCAGCGGTAAAGGTGCCGTACATCCAGCGGGGCAGTTGCTGGTGCCAGACCAGGGTATGCCCCCGCAGCGCCTGCCGGTTTTTCTGGGCGAAGTTCAAAAGCAGATCGGCAGCGGCAAAGTTGTACTGACCTCGAGTGGTCTGCAATGCCCCCCACTTCATCACGTTCTCGGCCACCACCAGGTTGAACTCCCGGGCCAGCACCCGGGCGTACTCGGGCTCCTGCAGAAGAAGGCTTGGTTCTACAGCCGCTCCAATCTGGATTTTTCGCGCCTCGGCCAAGTTTCGCAGCGGCGAACCCGGCTGGGCCAGTACCAGCAGTCCGAAAAAGATTCCCACCAAGGCCCCTCTGGACATAAGCATCGGGCTTCCTAGTTCTTGACGGCTCCGCTGGTCAACCCCTCCATAAGTTGCCGGGCCGCTATAGCAAAAACCAGCAGCAGCGGAGCGACCATCAGGGCCGTACCGGCCATAATCGCGCCCCACTCCACATCGGTAGCCCCTTGCAGAGTGCGCAGCACCACCGGTATGGTCTTGGTCTCCTGGGTTCGCATAATCACGTTCACATCGGCAAAACGGTTCCAGGAGCCGATAAAGGTAATCAGGCCCAGGGTGCCCAGCGCTGGGCGGATGAGGGGTAGCACAATGCGCCAGTAAATCTGAAACTCGCTGCAGCCATCTATGCGGGCCGCATCGATCAGCTCTTTGGGAATGGCCGAAATAATATACTGCCGCATCATAAAGATGCCCAAAGCGCCGGCCATGGCTGGCACCCAGAGGGCTTTGGGGGTGTTGATCCAGCCAATTTGGAATATGAGCAGGTAAAAGGGAATCAGGTTGAGGATGGCCGGCACCAACAAAGTGGCCATGACCACCGCAAAGAGTTGTTCGCGCCAGCGAAACTGGTACATGGCAAAGCCAAAACCGGCCAGGCTGCAAAAGAACAAACTGGTGATGGTGGTCATAAAAGCTAGGTAGAAGTTGTTCCAGTAAGCCCGCCAAAAAGGAATTTTATTGACCAAAATCTGGTAATTGGTCATGAAATGCTCGCCAAACCACAAGGGAGGCGGAAAACCAAAAATCTCCGAGCGCTGATGGGTGGCAAACACAAACATAAAGTAGAACGGCGCTATCGTAAGCACTCCCCCCAGCACCAGGATGGCGTAGCCTCCCAAGCGGAGTAGAAAGCTTCCCAACGACCCTCTTTTCCCTCCCATCTCATTCCCCCCTTGCCGAACGGCCAAAAATCAGGTTGTTAAGATAGGTGAGTATGCCGATAAAAATAAAAAGAATCCAGGCAATGGAGGCTGCAGTGCCCATCTCGAGCCACTCAAAGGCAGTACGGTACATATACATGGTGGCGGTCTGTCCACCCGGCGTAGCCCCGCTGGCGCCCCCGTTGAGCAGAATGAAGGGCTGCTCAAAGAGCTGCATGTTGCCGATGATGGTCAGGCTGACCGCAAAAAACATCATGGGCCGCAGCAGGGGCAAGGTGATGTAGCGAAACTGTTGGATACGGCTGGCTCCATCTACCGAGGCAGCTTCGTACAGATCTTTGGGGATGGCCTGAATAGCAGAAAGGTAGAGAAGGGTGTTCCAGCCCGTAAACTGCCAGACCACCATCAGTGCAATGGCATATTTAATGTTGGCACTGGTAAACCAGTTGATTTTCTCGTCCGGCAACAACGCACCCAACAAAGGCCAGTTGTTGAGGTGGGCGATCACCAAATTGATGATGCCGTTCTGGGTAGCAAAAAGGGTGTTAAAGATAAGGGCCACGGCCACCGTAGAGGTGATATAGGGCAGGAAGTACACCGCCGTAACAAAGGTCTTGAAGCGGCTCAGCACCATGTGAATCACGAAGGCTAGTGGGATCGCAATCAGGTGCTGCGGCACCCCCGAGAATACCCCCAGCCAAATGGTGTTCCACATGGAGCGCAAAAACATAGGGTCGGTGAGGGTGAAGGTGTAGTTCTCGAGGCCCACATACTTCCATCGGCCCCATCCATCACTGGGCGTCCAGGCCTGGAAGGACATATACAAAGAGAAAAGCGTTGGATATAAACCAAAAATCAAAAAAAGGATAAAAAAAGGACTGACAAAGATATAAGGTGCATATCGCCGCTGGAAACTGCTCCAGCGCATCGCTAAGGTAAGGCTGCCGTCGCCAGAGGATGTGGTGCTAGCAGGCTTTCGCACAGATGCTCCTGTTGAGATATGTTGGAATGGCCTGAGGTTTTTGCGTACATGGGCAGTAAAAGTTTTTTCCTCACAGCTATAAAAAAGGGGAGAAGGGCTGGCCTTCTCCCCTTTCCTTGGATTAGCGCATGCGACGTTCGATCAGTTGCTTGGCCTCAGCCAGAGCGGTCGGGATGTCCTTACCCTCGTCCAGCACCTGGGCAAGGGCCTGGCTCACGATCTCGTTGGCGATACGGTCGTACTTGTTGGCCTTTAGTGGCTTCACTTTACGGGCAGCCTCACGCCACAACAGTCGGGCCTTCTGACCACCCAGGAATTCTACGGGCTCATCGAAGGAGGGGTCTTCTTGGGCTGCCAGCAAGGCTGGGAAAGCACCAATGGTCTTGAAGGCCAACGTTTGCATATCCTTGTTGGTGGTTACGAACTTGATGAACTCCCAGGCCAGTTCTTTGTTCTTGGAAGTGGAGGCAATTGCGTAGAAGCTACCACCCCAGGAGGCAAACATACCCTCGGGAAGTTGCTGTACCCGCCACAGCCCCTTGGTTTCGGGGGCCATCCAGTTTTGCAGGTGGCCTTGCAGCCAGGCGCCGGAGAACTGCGTGGCTACGGTTCCTTTCTTGAAAGCATCGTACCACTCGTTGGACCAGGCCCCTATCCGGGCATCCAGGCCTGCGGTGCGAATGTTTTTGGCCAGCTCAAAGGCCCGCACGAAGCGAGGGCTATCCACGACCGGCTTACCCTGAGCATCGAAGTAGGGACTGTTGTTGGCCGGAGTGGTGGCAAAAATGTTAATCCAGGCCACGTCGGCGGCATCGGCAATCAGGAAAGCACCGGTGGTGGCCTTGATCTTGCGGCCAGCCGCGATGTAGCCCGGCCAGGTCATCATGTTTTTGGGGTCTACCCCCGCTTTTTGCAAAACATCCACCCGATAGAAGAAAGTACCAGGGCCGATATCCACCGGCATTGCAATAAACCGCCCATCGGCTGCGGTAGCCTGAGCAACGGTATAGGGGGTAAAGAGCCTCTTGTACTGCCCGGCATTGTAGGGGGCTTTGTTCAGGTCTTCAAAACCCTGCCCTTCGGCAAAGCGGCCCACAAACCCAATCTCGATGGCCGCCACATCGGGCAGACCCTGTCCGGTGGCCAGCGCGGTGGTGAGGGCGTTATGGTGGTCGCCGTACTGCTGAACGACCAGCTTGATTTCAACGTTGGGGTACTTCTTATTGAAGAGGGGAATTTGAGCTTTGAGAGCATCGTCGAGGTTGGGGAAAACCCCCACCGTGAGGGTAGTCTTTTGGGCAAAGCCCAGGCCAAACAGCGCCAGCAGTACTAAAATTGATAGGATTCGCTTCATGGTTACCTCCTAGTTAGACAAGGTTTCTTGAGCCGATTTTGAAAGCGCTTTCAAAGTATTTTTTGCCGTCAAACTCACCTCCTTCTCTCGGTAAAAATCATTGGCGCATAGCTAAAGCGCCCGACGAACGTAGCATGGCTGTAGATTCTCGCACCACCAAGCGGGTCGAGAGTGGCTCGGGGGTGTAGTTGTAGCCTTCAAGCAAGGCCAGCACCAGCCGCGCAGCCTCCCAACCCATTTCCGGGCCGGGCTGCCGCACTGTGGTGAGGGGTGGGGTAAAGTAGCTCGAGCTCGGCAGGTCGTCAAAACCCACCAGGGAAACATCGTGAGGAACACGAATCCCCCGTCGGTACAAAGCCACGCTGGCGCCATATGCCATCTGGTCGTTGGCGGCAAAGATCGCCGTAAACAACGCGCCTCGAGCCAGCAGCGACTCCACCGCCAGTACCCCGGACTGCTCCATATAGTCCCCCACCGTAATCAGGCTGGGGTCGAAGGGTATGTTTGCGTCCTCGAGGGCCGCCCGATAACCCTCGAGGCGGTCGATAGCGTCGGGGTGTGAGGTAGGGCCCGCGATGTGGGCAATCCGTCGGTGGCCCAGCTCGATAAGGTGTCTGATGCCCTCGTAGGCGCCTTTCCGGTTGTCTATGCCCAAACACTTCAGGCCCGGTATTTTGCGGCCCACCACCACTACTGGCATAGTCTTGGCCAGTTCCCGCAGCCGTTCCTGCGGTACGCTAC encodes the following:
- a CDS encoding beta-glucosidase family protein, with amino-acid sequence MTRIGRLALAWAVCFSGSLVLAQPIYKDPAQPVEKRVADLLARMTLEEKLGQMTQIVVSKLMSDGWGLEPLKAELLERYLVQRGIGSVLSGGGMGPVPNTPRAWAEMTNAIQRVAVEKGRLGIPSLYGVDAVHGHNNLVGATIYPHNLGLAATWNPALVEQVARRVGQELRATGTLWNFAPVADLGRDPRWGRFYETFGEDSLLAGSLVAATVRGLQASQVAATLKHFVGYGQPVGGTDRSPAFLAPRTLQEVWLPPFRMGLEAGALTVMANSGSVNGVPVHASRYLLTDVLRGQMGFKGVVISDWNDIDKLVNDHKVAATFADAVALSINAGVDVYMVPMEADRYLQTLKELVEAGRVPRARIDEAAGRVLWLKFQLGLFERPYVEVAEAEKVLEAQRLLAKQAALESITLLENAAFTLPLTNVRTLLVTGPAATDKTMQMGGWSIDWQGKEGAKAPGITLLEGLQKGAPKGVKVTYADPRDARALAAAARAADMVVVALGEKPYAESEGNNLNGELPAEQYRLLRDLKALGKPIVLVLFAGRPLVFPPDLWLTPKAILMAYLPGSEAGSALADVLFGRYNPSGRLPFTWPKLFSQVPFTYDRYPDIYPKAEPLYPFGYGLSYTDFAYRLQAARVTPNAVEVDVEVRNTGKRAGSDVVQLYTRFPPLGFLAPRERLVGFAKVSLEPGQARSIKLTAPLDRFALVPGDVFSLEAPRLLPGRYVLRVGEQTVAVDLR
- a CDS encoding glycoside hydrolase family 16 protein, which encodes MKQNFFRLLAILLLALPGALAQELPGWRLVWADEFNLPLGSPVDRSKWNIETGGWGWGNSELQYYTESTLNLVHDGRNLVIAALEQRLPGLRCWYGPCRYTSGRINTKGKFEQRYGRIEARIKLPRGQGLWAAFWMLGSNFGPVRWPNCGEIDIMEHIGREPRTVHGTIHGPGYSGGEGITRSYRISTDFADAFHVFALEWEPGMLRWYVDGVLYQTLTPADLPEGSRWVFDQPFFIILNLAVGGGWPGRPDETTRFPQRMLVDYVRVYERAAGP
- a CDS encoding glycoside hydrolase family 43 protein → MTRIVNPILPGFHPDPSILRVGDDYFIATSTFEWWPGVRLHHSRDLVHWRPIGYALTRTSQLQMLGNPDSGGIWAPCLSHDGEQFYLIYTDVKTWSNGEVFKDAHNYLVTAPRIEGPWSEPVYLNSSGFDPSLFHDEDGRKWLLNMLWDHRKGRNAFAGILLQEYDPAQKRLVGPVHNIFRGTPLGVTEGPHLYRKDGWYYLVVAEGGTTYEHAVTVARSRQIEGPYQVDPCYPTLTARGRPELPLQKAGHASLVRTQQGEWYMAHLVGRPLEPPQALRRHCPLGRETALQKIRWSPDGWPRLWHGENTPALEVEAPALPPHPWPQEPERDEFEAPSLGLHFQTLRHPPDPSWLSLTERPGYLRLYGRESLSSRHRQSLVARRLQHFFAEAETALEFEPRHFQQMAGLVCYYDTGNWVYLRVSRDQDLGKTLNLLACDNGHYNEPLDQELVIEGWHRVYLRVRYERDTFGFAYSANGTDWNEIPLRFPAYKLSDDHCRGLGFTGTFIGLCVQDLSGARLHADFDYFAYRGLEPAQGEAYS
- a CDS encoding GH1 family beta-glucosidase, producing MKRSDFPQDFIWGTATSSYQIEGAVSEDGRGLSIWDTFSHTPGKVKGGDNGDVACDHYHRYPEDIALMKELGVNAYRFSLAWPRILPLGRGTVNPKGLDFYSRLVDTLLARGITPWVTLYHWDLPQALEDQGGWPERETAYAFAEYTDVVTRHLGDRVKHWITLNEPWCSAYLGYHIGVHAPGRQDLNLSVRASHHLLLAHGLAVPVIRQNVPGAQVGITLNLSPGHPASPDPADVAAARRFDGFQNRWYLDPLYGFGYPADMLALYSKAPPVQGDDLKTIAVPTDFLGINYYSRAVVKNGDLEPYRFQYVRAGEEHTDMDWEVYPEGIYETLVRVGREYRPNAIYITENGAAYPDVMGADGQVHDLERVRYFERHLDLCARAVRHGAPLKGYFAWSLLDNFEWAEGYSKRFGLVYVDFSTQKRTIKDSGLWFRDFLREVVKSS
- a CDS encoding endo-1,4-beta-xylanase: MGIFFGLLVLAQPGSPLRNLAEARKIQIGAAVEPSLLLQEPEYARVLAREFNLVVAENVMKWGALQTTRGQYNFAAADLLLNFAQKNRQALRGHTLVWHQQLPRWMYGTFTAAEMEAILSDHIRTVVGRYRGKIAYWDVVNEAIGDDAKLRSTPFDVLPGYLEKAFRLARAADPSAKLFYNDYGAEGLGAKSDAIYALLKSFKEKGVPVDGVGFQVHVDSSFSPKQVRMEENLERFAQLGLEIHITEMDVRLGSTGPKAERLEKQAQVYREVLQICLRQPRCKVFTLWGFTDAHSWRGASEPLIFDVDYQPKPAYFALQHTLQQP
- a CDS encoding carbohydrate ABC transporter permease, giving the protein MGSFLLRLGGYAILVLGGVLTIAPFYFMFVFATHQRSEIFGFPPPLWFGEHFMTNYQILVNKIPFWRAYWNNFYLAFMTTITSLFFCSLAGFGFAMYQFRWREQLFAVVMATLLVPAILNLIPFYLLIFQIGWINTPKALWVPAMAGALGIFMMRQYIISAIPKELIDAARIDGCSEFQIYWRIVLPLIRPALGTLGLITFIGSWNRFADVNVIMRTQETKTIPVVLRTLQGATDVEWGAIMAGTALMVAPLLLVFAIAARQLMEGLTSGAVKN